In Candidatus Methylacidiphilales bacterium, the sequence GAGTTTTTTGATCAGGCGGCTGAGGAGGTGGCGCACGCGGGCCCGGTTCATCAGGGCGGCGGGCAGGAAACGCAGGGCGCGCAGCCAACGGAAGGGGGAAGTCGCCGGGGCGAAATAAAACGACGACCACAGACGGTGTTCGCCGGGCATTTTCCCGGAGATGATCGAGGGATCGCAGGCGGAGGAGTAGCCGAGGATGGTGCGCAGGGGTTTGCGATACGGGGCGAGGTCGGTGAGAAAATCCGGGTGGCGGCGGAGGATTTCCCAACCGAACGCGTCGATGAAGATGAAAAGCGGGAGGCGTTTCATGGCAGGGAAGGCTGGCCTTGTCCGTCTATCAAACCCTGGTGGAAGGCGCTGTGGATGGTGGCGCGATAGCGCAGGTTGTAAGGTAGTGTGCCGATCCGTCCGTTGGCGATCGCACGGAGGGTGTCGCGGATCATTTCCTTGGTGCAACCAGCCAGGCGGGAAAGCAACCGTGGTTGCTGGCCGTAGAGGCGGGCGAAGACAATGCCGTGGCGGTATTTCTTTTTGTGAAGAGAGGGGAGGGAATAATTGTGCGAGTGTTCCACCACGGAATCCAGGACCAGTCGGAAACGGGCACCCTTCCTCCGGCAGGCGGCGGCCCAGACGAGATCCTCGGCGTAGCCGTCTTCATAGAACTTCGTTTCCTCCCAAAGGCTCCGCTTGAAGGCGCAGGAAACGGCAGAAAAGAAATCCTCATTCTCTTCCTTGATGTTGCGGGGGTCGTAGGCGCGGAGGTAGTCGTCGCCCACGACCCAAAGGGCGTCCGGGCGGGCGATTTGTTTGCTCATGGTGGCGTCGGCTCGGTCCTCGAGAATGGGACGCAGGAGATTCTCCAACCAGTGCTCGTCGGTGGGGACGGCATCGGCGTTGAGGAAGACGGTGATGGATTCGGGGGCGGCGGCGACCATCTCGTTGAGCACACGACCGGGGATGTAGTCGGCCGGGGCGATTTTACGCAGGCGTGCCGGGTTGGCTTTCTCGAAGACTTCGACCGTGCCGTCGGTGGAGCCCGAATCGACGTTGTAAAGAGTGAAGCCCTGCAGCGTTTGGCGGGCGAGGGCATCCAGGACGCGCGGCGGGTGGGGCATCTCGTTCATCGAGCGCATGAGGATGGAGACGGCAGGCAGTGAGTCTCGCGCGGAGGCGCGGAGGCGCGCAGGGGGAGAGGGAAGGTTTGGGTTCATACGAAAAGAATTAAACCTCTGCGTCTCTGCGCCTCTGCGCGAGAAATGTTTCTTGTTCGTGCGTAGTTGGTTTCCGTTCGTGTGTAGCTGGGTCCATTTCGGAAAGGACTCGCGCGGAGGCGCTGAGGCGCGGAGGAGGGGGGGCGATCATAAGGAAAGAATCATAAACTCAGCGACTCTGTGCGAGGTTCGTCTTCAGTTAGATTATTTACGGCGCGCACAATGCCTTCCTTCAGCAGGGCAGCACCGAAGTTGAGCAAATAGCCAAGCTTCAAACCTGACAATTTGAG encodes:
- a CDS encoding glycosyltransferase is translated as MNPNLPSPPARLRASARDSLPAVSILMRSMNEMPHPPRVLDALARQTLQGFTLYNVDSGSTDGTVEVFEKANPARLRKIAPADYIPGRVLNEMVAAAPESITVFLNADAVPTDEHWLENLLRPILEDRADATMSKQIARPDALWVVGDDYLRAYDPRNIKEENEDFFSAVSCAFKRSLWEETKFYEDGYAEDLVWAAACRRKGARFRLVLDSVVEHSHNYSLPSLHKKKYRHGIVFARLYGQQPRLLSRLAGCTKEMIRDTLRAIANGRIGTLPYNLRYRATIHSAFHQGLIDGQGQPSLP